Sequence from the SAR202 cluster bacterium genome:
AATGGCGCGCGCCACGAATGGGATATGGACGTCATCCCCGGCCTGAAGATCGGCTAGCGGGGGGCGAAAACGATGACCGGGGCGGCCGGGGCCGGCGGTTTGGGGTGGAGCATCTCGCCGCGCGTCTCGAACAGCTTGTTGGCGAAGGCGTAGACGCTTTCCGCCGCATCGTGGTCCACGGCCACCTGCAGCTGCGAAGAGCCCGCGCGGATAGTCGCCTGGAGCGACGATGGCGCAAACATCTGGTCGACGATCAGGTAGATTCCCATTGCCGCGATAATGACGGCTGCGACGACGTCCAGCACGTCGACGTTCCACACCCGCCAGACGGCAATTGCAACAATGAACGCAACCGCGCCCCAAACGTAGCCGCCGAAGCTGTTCGGTCGGTGGTCCGCTACTTCGAAGGCGACCACATCGGCCAGGGAGACGAGAACGCTCTCACGGGACTTGCTGGCTGCCCGAACGTGCATTACCCTGCGGTTCGTAAGCACCAGGAGTTCAGCGGATGTGGCCGCCTCTTTGGATTCCTTGCTCCCTTTGGGCTTCTTCTTGAGGTCCAGTGTGGTCGCGACCTGCTCGCCGTCCATCAACCGGACTTCGGCGAACCCAATCTCTTCGAGTGCCACGTCTCTTGTCCTCCGCCAGGCCGGCAGTGCGCCGGCGGCATGCTGATGTTACCACGGCGCAAGCGCAACTCCAAGCTGGGGCGAGCTGCCTGGCCCCGGCCTCACCCCGCCTTTGTCCTGGACACGTGGATGACTCCCTCCACGCCCTCCAGCTTGGAGAAGAGGCGGCTAAGCTGGTCTATGCCTACCACGTAGACTGTCAGGGTGATGATGCTGACGTCCTGCTGCTCCTCGGTGGCGGCCATGGCGATGTTGATGCCTTCTTCGGAGACCAGCGCCGTAATATCTCGCAGCAGGCCCACGCGGTCCCAGGCTTCAATGCGCACGCGCACGGGGTAGAGTGTCTGCGCCTTGCCCCAGCTTACGGGCACCAGCCGCTCCACCTCGGACTCGTTAAGGATGTTAGGGCACGAGTTGCGGTGCACGGTGACGCCGCGCCCGCGCGTGACGTAGCCGATAATCGCGTCCCCGGCAATGGGGTTGCAGCACCGCGCCATGCGTGTGAGCAGGTCTCCCACGCCCAGCACCTGAATACCGGAGGCGGGACCGACCAGGGGTACCACAACCGCGTGCTCCTCCGGCGGCTTCGCCTCCTGGGCCGTAACCTTGCTGATCACCTGCGAAATGGCAAGCGACCCGTTGCCCAGCGCGGCGTAGAGGTCGTCCGGCGAGTCCATCTTCATCAGCTTGGCGACGTCAGTGTCTTCCAGGCTCAGGTTCAGGCGGCGGAACTGCTTGTTGAAGATGTCCCGGCCGATCTGGATGTTGGCCGTCTTCTCCTGCCGGTTGAACCACTGCCGGATCTTCTCCCGTGCGGAGGCGGTGCGCACGTACCCGAGGTTCTGGTTGAGCCAGTCCAGGCTCGGCCCGCGCACGGTCTTGCTCGTCATGATCTCCACGGTGTCGCCGTTTGAGAGCTGGTAGTGCAGGGGAACGAGCTTGCCGTTCAGCTTCGCTCCGATGCACCTGTGGCCGACGTCTGTGTGAATGCGGTATGCGAAGTCCAGCGGCGTCGCGCCGGCGGGGAGCTCCTTCAGCTCACCCTTCGGGGTGTAAACGAACACCTGGTTCTTGAAGATGTCTGTCTTGAAGGACTCAACGAACTCCTCGGCGCCGCTGACGTCGCGCTGCCACTCCAGGATCTGGCGCAGCCATCGCATCTTCTCCTCGAAGCGCACGTCCGAAGTGCCGCCCTCCTTGTACAGCCAGTGAGCGGCCACCCCGTATTCGGCCAGGTGGTGCATCTCGTGGGTCCGAATCTGCACCTCCACGGGCAGGGCGTCCTCGCACAGCACCGCGGTGTGGAGCGACTGGTAGAGGTTGTCTTTGGGGTTGGCTATGTAGTCGTCGAACTGGCCGGGCAGAGGCCGCCACTTGCTGTGGATTACGCCGAGCGCCGCGTAGCAGTC
This genomic interval carries:
- a CDS encoding bifunctional (p)ppGpp synthetase/guanosine-3',5'-bis(diphosphate) 3'-pyrophosphohydrolase, whose protein sequence is MTTAVDTLISKAAEYLPEDRMKIVKEAYEYAAKAHDGQMRKSGEPFIEHPLQTALYLAQLKLDPNALAAALLHDVMEDCHVPKEELAKKFGDDVARLVDGVTKLTKTELLAAEHGLGMSTTRTPDDNMARAASLRKMLMSLAEDIRVVLIKLADRLHNMRTLKWMPEEKRKIIAQETLDIYAPLAHRLGIWEIKWQLEDLAFQHLNPEAYKEISKMLSTKRVEREKYIDRVRMMLEEELEKAGIEAEVYGRPKHIYSIYKKAQSYATKNRTIGDIYDLFALRVLVERVQDCYAALGVIHSKWRPLPGQFDDYIANPKDNLYQSLHTAVLCEDALPVEVQIRTHEMHHLAEYGVAAHWLYKEGGTSDVRFEEKMRWLRQILEWQRDVSGAEEFVESFKTDIFKNQVFVYTPKGELKELPAGATPLDFAYRIHTDVGHRCIGAKLNGKLVPLHYQLSNGDTVEIMTSKTVRGPSLDWLNQNLGYVRTASAREKIRQWFNRQEKTANIQIGRDIFNKQFRRLNLSLEDTDVAKLMKMDSPDDLYAALGNGSLAISQVISKVTAQEAKPPEEHAVVVPLVGPASGIQVLGVGDLLTRMARCCNPIAGDAIIGYVTRGRGVTVHRNSCPNILNESEVERLVPVSWGKAQTLYPVRVRIEAWDRVGLLRDITALVSEEGINIAMAATEEQQDVSIITLTVYVVGIDQLSRLFSKLEGVEGVIHVSRTKAG